acttcaaaatgaaTTGGTCACTAACTTAGAATGGGGAATCGACCCCGTGACACCCAAGTTTCAATAGGATTGGAATCAATCGGTTCTTTAAAGTGAAATGGCAAGTCTATAAATTATCATACAGATCTCGAAGTGGAATGGCCACTAGAATTGTGGATAGAGGCCCACCATATATATCTGTTAATGATGAATCTATACATTTTGTTATTGCAACGTTTACTTTATTCAACCCGCGATGGAGATATGAAAGTCATCCTAAAGTGATTGGATCTGCAATTATTCTTTATAAATTAATCACTTGTTGTTCATCTCCTTCTAGCGAATGCAACGAAGTTTCGTCCCTCTGCACTAGCAAAGACTGCTGAAATAGAATCTGAAAAAGCTTacccttttctttattattcttTCTTCCCCAATCATAGTTTTAATGCATgtatttattagaaaaattgaaagtttaagaataataattggaaaagTGATGGACATACAAGGACGAAAAGAAAGTTTTTTATTAACAAAACGAGAAATgtaattttttgtcttttatttatttatttttagagagagagagagagagagagagagagagagaggcagccTTAATAAAGTACGTGTGCAAAGCATTTTGACCAGATGTTTAAATGGGTGCAATGGGCTAAAGTCCAATAAACAGAGTCTAATAACTGGCACGTCTAATAAACAGAGTCTATTGGATCCATGTGCATAGAATTATTGGGGTGGCGGGGGGAGTGTTATTTACACGAAGGTCAACCATTTCTGCTTGTGGATTTCCATTTTCTTAGGAGTTTATTCCTCCATGGCCCGCTCGCATCCGTTTGTCTTGTTCTTCAAGCTCTGCGAGACCAGAACCTGGCAATTAGCTTCAACAGCGCCTGCCAACACGCCACCATGATAATATCGTTGCTCCGGGCGAAACACCTTCTTAACTCTTCCGATAGATGACCAGCCGGTCCACAATAAGGGAAATGATCAGCCATTATAAACAGCCTGagcttcttcatctttttgaaTGAGTCTGCATTCAAGATCAAGTCTTTTACATCAACCTTGTCTAGTTTAATGCCTTCAATGGCATTCGTTCCCTGTAAGagtgaaacaaaaataatttcacatgtCAAAAAACAAGCCTAACTCTAATAATGATGTTTAAATGTGTATTAAAACCGTGTTAGGGTAAAAACCTCTATAACACAAGCAGCATTCAACTTATGAGGCAAGGATAGATTAGAGGATTTATATTGGGTTACGCAACCGTTGGTTCGACAATAAACACCGTCagtttaaagagaaaatatacaaagcataaaataaagatcccaaaccctaatttcttcctCAAAACCCTAATTGGCAAAAGTAAAAAGTGGCATATATGTATCTCGTggtcatgcaaaaaaaaaaaactattttacaTCTCATGTAAATGCGAAGtccacaaaaagaagaaatacatgtgttctcaaattaatttttctttaggaCATGCTTAAACTTTTACCGAGTTTTGCATAAGCACTTGTAGAGCATCTTCATGACGCCATATTCTACTTCGTTTGCTAGGATTTTCAGGGCACTCTTGAATTACAATTCGTCTACCCATTTCTTGAAGCAAATCATGCAtccatattttgttattttcatcaaTGTATATGAGCGACTTTTGAACCAAAATCTCAATCCCACTATCAACATGGATGTCACAATGGTCTAGTGACTTGATGATCTCTTCTTTGTCATATCTATTAAGAAAACATGCGATGTCGAGAAAGATCGTCCTCTCATTGGCCTCTAAACCATCAATGACAATCCTCAGTGTTTCATGAACATTTCCATGAGGAATTTCTTTCAGTTGATCAAAAGCTCCTTGCCATTCTTTGATGCTTTTGCCGTTCAAGAAAGAACCCATCACTATGAGTACCAAAGGAAGCCCTTTGGAAAAACTAGTGAAGCAATTTGAGAGCATCTTATAATCATTTTTGGGATATCTTTTTTGGAATGCATTCCAACTGAAAAGCTCGAGAGCTTGATCATCATTCAATAACTTTACTTTATAGATTTTCCCACATAGACCAATTAATGTTTCTTCATGTCGAGGTATCAAAACGATTCTACTTCCTGAGCCAAAGTTTATAGCCTCGATCAAGTGACTCAGCGGCTCCAACAACCCTTCAATATCATCAAACACCAACAAAACCCTCTTGTTTTGAAACTTACTCCTCATGAAGTTTATTATTTCATGAGTATCAGCACCAAACTCCAAAACTCCATTGCTGAGAATGTCACCAAAAAGTGTCTCTTGCATTTTGACGAGGCCCTCTTGGCTCGATATATCTTTCACATTAGTGAGAATGCAACTCCGATCGAATTGATCTGCAATTCGATCAAACAAAGCTCTCACAAGTGTCGACTTCCCTATTCCGCTAGTCCCAGAAATACCCATGATTTGGACCTCTTCAACCTCTAATTGGAGTAAGGAGTACAAAGCTTGTACTTGAGAATCTAACCCAACTAGATGGAAAGCAGGCGGGTTCGTTTGTGAACACCTCAGTTTTCGTGAGATTTTCTCCACAACAGATTGGATTAATTCAACTTCAAGTCTGCAAAATGTCAACAAATAAAGGTGTGATTGTGGTGATTCGTGCAAGTaaaactaatctaatttaatatcCAACATCAAATCCAATATAATAGAAGTGGAATGTTAGAAGTTGACATGTGCTCTCATAGTAGGGCACATCCCCCCCCCCTTCTCTTTCATGTTTGATTTCCCTTACTTTTGTTATTCTTAtctttttgaattaaaaaaaaaaaaaaaactcttttttcaacttttcagtTAATTGGAAATGACACGTATCTTTATTTTGCATGTCAcaccttttttttcaaaatattgactatgcttttgttgaaaaattcatgttaatcataagaataaaatattcaaacatACCTCCCTCCACTTTTAACATAAAGCATTTTAATCAAACATCCCAATATTACATGTGTCGCCATTTCAactaatcaataaaaattcatgTTAATCATGATGAAACGTTTTAGTGTTAGTGTAATGACATGGTCATGTCAACTGAAATATGACTTAAGTCTCAAGATTCTATCTATTCAACAAATAAAACACAGAAAAATAACTGCTTTTCGTTAGAATTAGTATAGCCAGCATGGAAAAGAAGATGAATGACTAGTAGCCACTTCGTAAAAGAATATGCGATGACTGGACAGTCATAACCATACACCGATGCGAACTTCATCCCATGTTTATCTAAATTTCTAAATAAGTACACATATAAAAAGTTCACCTATGGAACAATTAAGTTTACTTCAAGAGTTGTTTCCTCTGAATATCAATATGGTTATGTGTAGTGAGAAGTTCACAAAAAATTTAGTCATATTCCGACACTAACTTAGATTCCACAGTGGAGAGTCTTGACGGCGAAGAGAAGGGTTGCATCGCAGCTAGGGTTTAACCAGTAATAGCTATGGAAGATCTGGACTTGCCCATTTTCGTTCTCTAAAATATAAACGAAAGAAAGCATGGGACTTCTGATAACCTCCTATAAGGAAAAGAAGCTCATAGCTTTGGAATTCACCAACTTGAACGGGACTAAGTGAGGGAAATGATGCATGAAGGAAAGGGGCAGCGGGGAAGATCATTGGTCTCTAGAGATTTCTTCATGCTTGAGGGAAGAAGTGAGCATAATCAACTTGTTCGTTTGTTCAGTTATCAAAACCAACTTATGAAATGAGGGTTACAACTGGCAAAAAAGGGACATCCAtcaatttactttttcttttcctttaacgTTTAACAATGCTGTCTATCGTTTCATGTAGCTGAACACTTCTAATTTGCTAAATATGGAGGAAATCAGCATATGCTGAAACATATGCTCAGGGGGTAAAATCTAATAAAtgctaagagaaaaaaagagagttgtTTATAGAAGGTAACAGAAGGCGTCAAGGAGTGTAACTTCACCAATTATAATAGCACAAAAtgtctttttttcttgcaaGCTGTAAAAATCAAGAATATCTGAAAAGATATTCAGTATCGATGTTAAATCTCTTTGATGAGCCGAACAATTGAGTGGAGTCCTATTCTTGGAAAGTTCCTTACCTAGTAAAAGGATTCCgaatatattcatatattcCTACTGCCATGGACCAAAGATGGGACTTTAAGGGCAAGTTTTGTTGTTTCATGGACAAAATTAGTAACTTCCCTTAGCATTCCTCTCAAGAAAACACGTGAGAAACTTAGAATTAGTAACTTCCCTTAGCATTCGTCTCAAGAAAACACGTGAGAAACTTAGTACCTTTTTCCAAGAGACCAACCGGTGAGATTGCCAGCTTTTTGGAGAGCATCTCTCCACTTCCGGACCTTGTCAGCATTCTCCTGCCCGAAACCCTTTTCGCTTTGGCCAATTTGCTTGAATGATCCGGACTGCTCACGCAACTCTTTGGGGTCGACGTCCACAAAAATGATGAACACCAGctggcctttcttttccttgcactCGAGGATCTTATCCAACTCGTCCAAGCACCATGGCGAGGAGGCGAAGGTTTGAGAGATCGCCACGATGGCGCTCCTCGACCGCTCAATCACTTCGTTGATTGCTGGAGTGATCTCTAGTCCTCTTTCTAGACTGCTGTCTACAAAGGCCCTTATCTTGTTTCGCTCGAGAGCGTCGTGGAGATGGCTCACAAAGTTGCGTGTGTCATCTTGTTTATAACTGATGAATATATCGTGAACCCAGCATGGGATGGAGGAGGGGGCAAAGAGAGTTGTGACCTGCCTGTGAGGCTATGCTTGAGAGAAGAGAAGTGGGGTGGAAAGAGAGAGGGCAAACTGATGGGAGGGGATTGCAATTGGAGTTGTGATGTTCTCTTTTTTAGGAGGCTTGGATACGATGGAGGAGGATTAAAAGGAGGGAAAAGCTCGCTCTTcatttggccaaatttgatcATCATCTTACTAGAATTCGCCATTCAAACACGATCGAAGTAGAGAAAGAACGTACTGCTCTCTTGAcctatttaaaatagaaatacaaATTCCgagctctttctctctctctctcactgctTTTGTCCATTTTCTCGAACTTGACGTGTCACAGCACTGTCCCTACAAATTGTAATATTATTCCGTGAGATACGGCAACTTTTCTTAGAAATGGGAAACGCACGTGTGTGTGCAGCTACTGATAGAATCTCACGCGAATCAAAGCAGAAACCCCGTTCCATTTTGAGTCTTGGGACGCAAGTTATACCGCCCCACCATTTTCTTCCACCTTCAATTTTGAATCTTGAGGATACTTTTGCCCTAAATTACCTAGAGAGATTAATTGATGAAGGATGAAAGATATTAATAATTgttgttaataaaaaaattcgccAGTAGTATTTGGAAAAAGTAGAGTCTTAGTCTTCTAAGTTTAAGCATTCTTGTAATTTAGTTCTCTAGCATTCATTTCATACAATCAAGTTCTCTTTTTCAGTTTGTGCAATTTTGGTCCTCtaagttttgtaattttcttgatttttaatcaattccTCACCAGCAAAAACTAATCCTATGGAGTtagcatttctttctttatttttcttagttTGGCTTTCGATCATTTGCTACTCATTTGACACCACGTTAATAATGCCAATCACTACCACactaatttgatgattttgtcAGAGTGGTTAATAAAAGgacataatataatatataaaaaaaaaagtttgagcaCTGAATTGGACAAAATAAAACTTAGAGAActaaattgcataaattgaGAATGTCGGAGGACttgattgaataaaataaaagttagagGGCCAAATTACACAAACTCTGAGAATTAAAGGACTAAAATTGTACTTAAACCTagatttttttaagtgatatatACAATcaaaacttggaaaaaaaaattcatattgttGATTTTCATCGAGATAGATGAAAGGagttgaaacttgaaattgtCTTGGATCTCACTTGTAAACTAAGAATATCCTGAATCTTAACTAGACAACAAAAGATCGAATTTTTATGATCACAGGGTTACCTCTTCATTCCTTAAAAGACAAAGTGTCGGAAAGGAACGCGAGCCCCATGTGAAGAAAGGATCTGGAATATACGATTGGGACGGACCTTTCGgttatatcatttttatattttaaaagaagGAACATTTTTTTATCACGACAGTGGAAGCCTATTTGATAATCCTGAAtgctgaaaattaaaaaattaagcttGTTTAAAAATCTTAACTAACAATGATTTAAAagatttaattaagtaaaaaaatcaCTTGATGGTGTAAGTAAGGATTGGAGTACTAATTAATACATTAAGTAGAAAAAGTAATTGATGTCAAGTAGAATTTTACATCCATATTTCCAAATATATCCCCAACGATCACACGTCTATGTATggcaaaaattaataatagtcGGTCAtcaattttgagttattatttaacaacttttaattttctatttcaagcATTTAAAATTGTCAACACCTTTCAGTGACTAAGATATCAATTTCATTAAAAGAGTGCCCTAAGAGAAGTGGGTTTAGCATGGTAGAttgttcaaaattaaaattcactCACTCACACttcttggaggaagaagagactCAAAGGGAGAACTTAAAGGGGAATGTCTCTTATTTGTACACACACATCAAATGCTCAACGACATAGACTTAgagcccgtttggttcaactttggggaaatgcccttaggagaatgcaaatacctttgagataaAGGGTTTCCCGAAATGCTacaccgtttggtaaattacaatctcaaatagctttgaaaaataattttagcaaaaaacaccgtttggcaaaacttgcatttctaattagcttttgctatttttattttttttaagtctgaAAAAAATCCGATGGCCGGCGAACTGCTGGTGAACAGCCGGCCAACCGCCGCATGCCAATCGGCCGCGAACCGCTGATCTCGCCTCCCGACGGCTAGATTTGGCCACCGGACTGCCAGATTTGGCCACTGCATCGCGCATTTGGCCTCCcgacggccagatctggcggccgagggcgcgacctcgggcggcttCGCTTGGTGTGCGCAAACTAGGCGACGCCGCTGGTCCGCGCGACCTCAGCTGCGTCGCCCGGTTCGCACGTGCCCGGCGACGCCGCCTAGGTCGTGGGTCGCGCCACCCCGGGCGGTGGTCACCGGGGATGCGCGACCCCACGCGGCGGTGGTGGTTGCCGGAGAAGCCGAACTCTCAGGCGGTggggaagacgaagacgaacggagaagaagatgaacagtaacgacgatgaacagtaaactTGCATCTCTGAAATGCCCAATGCTCAAAACTTGTCCTACCCAGCATTCAGCTTTCAGCCTTTAAAATACCCACATTTCGCAAATGGGCATTCGAAAACCATTGCCAAACACATaaaattttccccaaggggctttggggacTCAAAGCCCTTGGGAAAGCCCAACCTTCTGTGGGCTAATTGCACCAGCATGAAATCTGACTTTAGACAATTGGTAAAACAAACCAAAACTCAAGGTATGTgccttttaagaaaaaatctATGTTGAAGGAAATTGAGTcacttgaaattcattttcaaggaaaGTAATTGGCTATCCCTTATATGGTTTGAGCAAGAAATTGAGAGGGGAGTATTTTTCTGGTATATAGATTTTacttttgaatatatttttcctAAGGATGGATTTTGCAATGCTactaaactatatcaagaagaTTTTTCATTATGAAATGAAATATGAATCCATAAATTTACAATTGTCAGCATCGAGGACATCAAGTTGTTGTAGTTTATAATGcaacctagagagagagagagagtgaatagGGTAAtttataaaaacttaatttttttgtaaaataagacAAGTTAAGTTTAATATATGCATAACCAAtttgttgggattaacggattcccaaaaatcggattcgacactaaatcgaacccctaaaacgaatgcagaagacaagcccgggaaaatcacgtatcaccgatcctaaagcacaccacggattcgagcgtaccttgttagccacatattaaacaccgacgccgacgtgaggaagagaatttggccatgttcgatccgatgacgccaaaTCGtggttgaagggaagaaaaacgttGCCGGAGCCttactgttttcctttttgggagagagagagagggagagagagggagagagggagacgtacgtacgttctgaTTTCCAAAATGTGCGTTCTcgctctctctcatctcttttatacgtccctccattcacgggccctattcctgtgggccgggcttttaggcccaacatgggcggataggccttaagcccatcattaataaaaccatcatctcccactcgcacatggtgggctgaacaggattctctttacctctcttcaacattcataccggtgaataatccgtgcgaccagcatactttgagagcttgttgctatacatctgttaggaatatatagcagctcataatgggcgtcacaatctgagtagatttagtatgcagtaccctagatcgatcaatcacatttataactctcttgatctcttttaaacaatgatatatatatatatatatatatatatatattgta
This Eucalyptus grandis isolate ANBG69807.140 chromosome 7, ASM1654582v1, whole genome shotgun sequence DNA region includes the following protein-coding sequences:
- the LOC120295996 gene encoding disease resistance protein RUN1-like, translating into MQWPNLAVRWPNLAVGRRDQRFAADCYKQDDTRNFVSHLHDALERNKIRAFVDSSLERGLEITPAINEVIERSRSAIVAISQTFASSPWCLDELDKILECKEKKGQLVFIIFVDVDPKELREQSGSFKQIGQSEKGFGQENADKVRKWRDALQKAGNLTGWSLGKRLEVELIQSVVEKISRKLRCSQTNPPAFHLVGLDSQVQALYSLLQLEVEEVQIMGISGTSGIGKSTLVRALFDRIADQFDRSCILTNVKDISSQEGLVKMQETLFGDILSNGVLEFGADTHEIINFMRSKFQNKRVLLVFDDIEGLLEPLSHLIEAINFGSGSRIVLIPRHEETLIGLCGKIYKVKLLNDDQALELFSWNAFQKRYPKNDYKMLSNCFTSFSKGLPLVLIVMGSFLNGKSIKEWQGAFDQLKEIPHGNVHETLRIVIDGLEANERTIFLDIACFLNRYDKEEIIKSLDHCDIHVDSGIEILVQKSLIYIDENNKIWMHDLLQEMGRRIVIQECPENPSKRSRIWRHEDALQVLMQNSGTNAIEGIKLDKVDVKDLILNADSFKKMKKLRLFIMADHFPYCGPAGHLSEELRRCFARSNDIIMVACWQALLKLIARFWSRRA